The following coding sequences are from one Primulina eburnea isolate SZY01 chromosome 15, ASM2296580v1, whole genome shotgun sequence window:
- the LOC140813796 gene encoding protein DETOXIFICATION 46, chloroplastic has translation MNIGTLPRESCHLLCRPPDKVWKRNFVLQRSNLKILNKKPNRFVIRKCYSSNEESIAEVSARREAKGERADMRGKMLELDEISEKKIEGFSENESMWNQLMEIVRFSGPAVGLWICGPLMSLIDTAVIGQGSSIELAALGPGTVFCDYTCYVFMFLSIATSNLVATSLAKQDKHEVQHQISSLLFIGLASGFLMLFFTRCYGQLALTGFAGATNADIISAADTYIQIRGLAWPAVLIGWVAQSASLGMKDSWGPLKALAVATVINGVGDIVLCRFLGYGIAGAAWATMVSQVVAAYMMIEALSKKGYNGFSISIPKPDELLQIFMLAAPVFVTMTSKVAFYSLLVYFATSLGTQAVAAHQVMIQVYCMCTVWGEPLSQTAQSFMPELLYGTSRSLAKARTLLKSLFIIGVVTGVILGIIGTLVPWLFPKIFSSDPAVIQEMHKVLIPYFIALCITPSTHSLEGTLLAGRDLKFISMSMTGIFCLGTLLLLIVRNSGYGLTGCWFALVAFQWSRFLIALRRLTTPEGVLYSEDMSRYQLGEVKTA, from the exons ATGAATATCGGAACCCTACCTCGCGAGTCTTGCCACCTATTATGCCGCCCGCCTGACAAAGTATGGAAACGAAACTTCGTTTTACAGAGGAGCAATCTCAAGATTTTGAATAAGAAACCAAACAGATTCGTGATCAGGAAGTGTTACTCATCAAATGAGGAGAGCATTGCTGAAGTTTCAGCTCGCAGAGAAGCAAAGGGAGAAAGGGCGGATATGAGGGGGAAAATGTTGGAACTGGACGAGATTTCCGAAAAGAAAATCGAAGGATTCTCAGAGAATGAGAGTATGTGGAATCAGTTGATGGAAATCGTCAGGTTCTCTGGACCGGCGGTTGGACTTTGGATTTGTGGCCCGTTGATGAGTTTGATCGATACTGCTGTTATTGGTCAAGGCAGCTCCATCGAACTTGCTGCTTTAG GACCGGGGACAGTGTTTTGTGATTATACTTGCTATGTCTTCATGTTCCTTTCGATTGCTACTTCCAATTTGGTGGCTACATCTCTCGCTAAACAG GACAAACATGAGGTGCAGCATCAGATATCTAGCTTGCTTTTTATTGGATTGGCTAGTGGTTTCCTGATGCTTTTCTTTACAAGATGTTACGGTCAATTAGCGTTAACTG GGTTTGCTGGGGCAACTAATGCAGATATCATAAGCGCAGCAGATACTTACATTCAG ATTCGGGGATTAGCATGGCCAGCAGTTCTTATAGGATGGGTTGCGCAAAGTGCAAG TTTGGGAATGAAAGATTCATGGGGACCATTGAAGGCTTTGGCTGTTGCAACGGTTATAAATGGCGTAGGTGATATAGTTTTATGTAGATTCCTAGGATATGGTATCGCTGGAGCAGCATGGGCAACGATGGTGTCACAG GTTGTCGCTGCTTATATGATGATCGAGGCTTTGAGCAAGAAAGGCTATAATGGATTTTCCATCTCTATTCCAAAACCTGACGAACTCCTTCAGATATTCATGCTTGCAGCACCAGTGTTTGTGACAATGACATCAAAG GTGGCTTTTTACTCTCTACTTGTCTACTTTGCTACATCATTAGGTACACAAGCGGTTGCTGCTCATCAG GTCATGATACAAGTGTACTGTATGTGCACTGTATGGGGTGAACCACTTTCTCAAACAGCCCAGTCTTTTATGCCCGAGCTTTTGTATGGAACCAGTAGAAGTTTAGCAAAG GCTCGAACGTTACTGAAGTCACTGTTCATCATCGGCGTGGTAACTGGTGTGATATTGGGAATTATCGGGACATTAGTTCCCTGGCTATTCCCTAAAATTTTTTCCTCCGATCCTGCGGTCATACAGGAG ATGCACAAGGTATTGATCCCTTACTTCATTGCTCTATGCATCACACCCAGTACTCATAGCCTTGAAGGTACATTGTTG GCGGGGAGAGACTTGAAGTTCATCAGCATGTCTATGACTGGGATCTTTTGTTTAGGGACTCTTCTTCTTCTG ATCGTACGCAATAGCGGCTACGGTTTAACGGGGTGTTGGTTCGCACTCGTGGCATTTCAATGG TCTCGGTTTCTTATTGCCCTTCGAAGGCTCACCACACCAGAAGGTGTGCTTTATTCCGAGGATATGAGTCGATATCAACTTGGTGAGGTGAAAACTGCGTAA